ACACTGTTAGAATGACTCTGAGAAGAGATATTTCCGAATCCTGTCCGGCTTCGGTGTTGAGAACAGAAGCGACGAAGTTGTATCTTGATAAAGAACGCGGAGCTTGTCTCCTATATAAAATTAAAGGGGTTTGATAATGAAACTGAACTTACAGGACATACAGAGGAAAGAAGAGTGGACGGGAAAGGGTTATGTTCTACCGTCTTTTGATATAGAGAAAATGAAGAAGGCAAGCCGGGAAACACCCACATGGGTCCATTTCGGAGCCGGGAACATTTTCAGGGCTTTTATCGCCGTTTTACAGCAGAGACTGCTAAATGAAGGTAAGGTTGAGACAGGCATCATCGTCTGTGAGACCTTTGATGAAGAGATCGTTCATAAAGCCTATAGGGCTTTTGATAATCTGGCTGTGGCTGTGACACTCAAAGGGAATGGAGACATTCAGAAAGAGGTAATTGCCAGCCTGAGCGAGAGCCTGGTCCCCTCTGAGGATTACGCAAGAATGGAAGAGGTCCTTTGTGCACCTTCTCTGCAGATCCTCAGCCTTACCATCACGGAAAAAGGCTATGCTCTCAAGGACGACAAAGGACTCTACTTTCCCTGGATCAAACCCGATATCGAAAACTTTGACAGACAGCCTGTGAGCACTATAGGCATCATCACTCGTCTGCTCCTGTCCCGGTATAAGACTGGTGCCTTTCCCCTCGCTCTGGTGAGCATGGATAACTGCAGCCACAACGGAACCCTTCTGAAAAAGGCCGTTCTGGAATACGCGGAAATATGGAGGGCTCAGGGCCATCTGGATCAGGGATTCCTGGATTACCTCACAGATGAAAATAAAATCTCCTTCACCTGGAGCATGATTGATAAGATCACTCCCCGTCCCTCAGAAATCGTGCAAAAGCAGTTTGTTGAGGATGGTCTGGAAGGTATGGATATTATCATCACCTCCAAAAAGACCTATGTGTCTCCCTTTGTAAACGCAGAGGAATCCCAGTACCTGGCCATTGAAGATCACTTCCCCAACGGGAAACCGGCCCTGGAGGAAACGGGAGTGCTTTTTTCGGATAAGGAAACCATTGATAAGATCGAAAAGATGAAGGTCTGTACCTGTCTGAATCCTCTGCATACCGTGCTGGCGGTGTTTGGTTGTCTTCTGGGTTACGATTCTATTTCAGCCGAGATGAAAGATCCCCTTCTGAAGGGATTTATCGAAAAACTGGGGTACGGCGAAGGTATGCCTGTGGTTGTCGATCCGGGCATCATGAATGCCGAAGACTTTATCCGCGACAGCATTGAAGTGCGTTTTCCCAACCCTTTCGTACCCGATACTCCTCAGAGGATCGCCACGGACACATCCAAGAAAATTTCCGTTCGATTCGGAGAAACCATGAAGGCCTATATCGAACAGGGAAAGACGGATCTCTCCTTCCTGACATACATACCCCTGTTTATGGCGGGTTGGCTTCGTTACCTGATGGCTGTGGATGACAAGGGGCAGGCTTTTGACTTGAGCCCCGATCCTAATCTGGACATGGTGCAGCCCTTTGTGAAGTCTTTCTCACTCGGTTATTCCGGTGGAGTTCATGAAGAGCTTAAAGATCTTCTGAGCAATGCCGGGATTTTCGGAATTGATCTGTACCAGTATCATCTGGGAGAAAAGGTGGAAGCCTTTTTTCTGGAAATGCTGGAGGGTCCCGGAGCCATCGGGAAGACCCTGGCGAAATACATACTATAATTCTGGTTCAAAAGGACGGTGACTATGGCAAAACGGAAATGGGGTGATGCAATTCTCACAAAAACGGCCAGTGAGACCGTATATGATATCCTTTACAGGAACATTATCAACATTAACCTGGTTCCCGGTACCGTTATGAGTGAAAAAGAGATCTCTGAGAAGATGAATGTGAGCCGGACCCCGGTGCGGGAAGCCTTCATCAGGCTCTCCAAGGAGGCCCTGGTCACGGTTATTCCCCAGAAGGGGAGCTTCGTGTCCCGCATCAACCTGGCCAGGGTCAAGGAAGAGCGCTTTTTGAGAGAATCTCTGGAAACCTCAGTTCTGGAAGAGCTGATCATGAATAATGAGACCCTGCCCCTTGAGAGGCTCTCTAGGAACCTGGAATATCAAAAGATTGCCCTGGACACAGGTGAAACGACCCGCTTTATGGATCTGGATGATCAGTTCCACTCACTGTTTTTTGAACTGGCAGATCGTCATATGTGTTTTGAGGTGGTCATGAGCTTTTCCAGTCATTACAGAAGGGTCCGTTACCTCTCCATGGCTGTCAGCGGCGTTTCAGGTGAAAATTTCAAACACCATAAGGAACTGCTGCATTTGATCGAAAAGAGGGACCTGGAAGGTGCTCAGGAGACAATGAAGGTCCATTTGAGGAAACTGAATATCGAGGAAAATGTGATCTATAAAAAATTCACAGACTACTTTGAAGATACTCCCGGGGGAAGCGGGATGGATATAATTGATGAAAAAAATCTGTTTCAGAGTTTGATCCAATAAGGGCTGCGATTTAACCGGAAACTCCGGATGATTCCCCTATCAACCATAGCTGCAGCAGTAGTCGGTCACCTTGTTCACCTTTAGTTTGAAGGAGGAATTTGCGGGGACCTTAAAAGACATTCCCCCTGTTATATCCTGCCATGCCGTCTCTCCGGCGATCAGGATTGTCAGCTTACCGGCGGCTATCTCCATCAGCTCTTCCGCTTCAGTATTAAACTCATATTCCCCGGGGAGCATGATCCCCAGAGTCTTGAAGGATCCGTCATTAAAGGTGAGTTTCACGGCCGGCCCGACAAAGAGGGAATGGATGAGTTTAAACGGGAATTCAGTCATCGTATGAGGCAGAAATGGCATGATCACGCCGGTTATGGATCTGAGAATTATGAACCTGAAGACAAGGATTTGGAAAAATCCGAAGAGGAGTGATGTTCTCATCCTATTGATTTTTACCGACCCCGCTTTTAGAGCTGTAGCATAGGGACGTAAATATTCCTTTTCATAGGCGGGGTCCAATCCATCATAATTCAACCATAGCTTATCAGCGAATCCACTCCTCCAGTCTGTTTTGCTCACGTATAAGATGGTAACGGACAAACTCCTCCAGGTTGCGCATGGCCTGTTCCGCCGATAGAAAGACGGGCACTCCTCCGGATTCGAGAAGCTGTCCCATCTTGTTGTACTCCGATCCGAGACCGGAGGTCGCCGTGAGGGATACAATCAGAGGTTTCTCCACAGTTTTATTGAGTTCTACAATACCGGCGGCAATATTGGCGGGGTAGGATTCGATTTCTTCATCCGTTGTATGAAGG
The sequence above is a segment of the Oceanispirochaeta sp. genome. Coding sequences within it:
- a CDS encoding mannitol dehydrogenase family protein: MKLNLQDIQRKEEWTGKGYVLPSFDIEKMKKASRETPTWVHFGAGNIFRAFIAVLQQRLLNEGKVETGIIVCETFDEEIVHKAYRAFDNLAVAVTLKGNGDIQKEVIASLSESLVPSEDYARMEEVLCAPSLQILSLTITEKGYALKDDKGLYFPWIKPDIENFDRQPVSTIGIITRLLLSRYKTGAFPLALVSMDNCSHNGTLLKKAVLEYAEIWRAQGHLDQGFLDYLTDENKISFTWSMIDKITPRPSEIVQKQFVEDGLEGMDIIITSKKTYVSPFVNAEESQYLAIEDHFPNGKPALEETGVLFSDKETIDKIEKMKVCTCLNPLHTVLAVFGCLLGYDSISAEMKDPLLKGFIEKLGYGEGMPVVVDPGIMNAEDFIRDSIEVRFPNPFVPDTPQRIATDTSKKISVRFGETMKAYIEQGKTDLSFLTYIPLFMAGWLRYLMAVDDKGQAFDLSPDPNLDMVQPFVKSFSLGYSGGVHEELKDLLSNAGIFGIDLYQYHLGEKVEAFFLEMLEGPGAIGKTLAKYIL
- a CDS encoding GntR family transcriptional regulator, whose protein sequence is MAKRKWGDAILTKTASETVYDILYRNIININLVPGTVMSEKEISEKMNVSRTPVREAFIRLSKEALVTVIPQKGSFVSRINLARVKEERFLRESLETSVLEELIMNNETLPLERLSRNLEYQKIALDTGETTRFMDLDDQFHSLFFELADRHMCFEVVMSFSSHYRRVRYLSMAVSGVSGENFKHHKELLHLIEKRDLEGAQETMKVHLRKLNIEENVIYKKFTDYFEDTPGGSGMDIIDEKNLFQSLIQ
- a CDS encoding pyrimidine/purine nucleoside phosphorylase yields the protein MSVTILYVSKTDWRSGFADKLWLNYDGLDPAYEKEYLRPYATALKAGSVKINRMRTSLLFGFFQILVFRFIILRSITGVIMPFLPHTMTEFPFKLIHSLFVGPAVKLTFNDGSFKTLGIMLPGEYEFNTEAEELMEIAAGKLTILIAGETAWQDITGGMSFKVPANSSFKLKVNKVTDYCCSYG